The genomic interval GACAGAGTTATCACCTTTCATTTTGGAGTTAATGGCTCCCCGTCTCTGTTCCTCAATCTTAGAAGAATGAAAggctgactctgtgtgtgtgtgtgtgtgtgtgtgtgtgtgtgtgtgtgtgtgtgtgtgtgtgcatgctgaaaTGCCTTAATCTTAAAAGACTGCTTAACAAAAAAATTCCAGCTGCTGACAAGATGCGATTGTGTGTTCAGAATGCCACTTCACTGTACTGACTAAAAACGTTCAAGGAACCACTTCCAAGTTCTTAATAGGTGGGAAGACACAAACACTAACGAAAGCAGAACCTCCCATTACtaaggtgatttttttaaaggtttaatttGAAGTAagaataatacagaaaataaaattactgcAGAGACattaaatttgtatttgtttcttaTATATGCTGTCAGATCAAGGAGTCAAAGATTTTATGCAGTTACATTTATTCCCAGGACATTTTACATGAAAATGTGTAAACACAGTCAACAGCAAATGGCAACACAAAGAAACAAGATGTCTTTCCAGGAGGAAGTGGCCGATGTGGCTGCCTGGCGATGTCTTCACCGCCTTGCAGTGCCAACCTTTCCCCTGACACTTTTCAGGGACTAAACACAGATCCCTGCATGTTGTACAAGAGCCGTGCCACTGGGCCACACTGCCAGCATGCTGAAACAGGtccaattactttttttttttaactggctGTAAACACATCAGATGTTAGGTTAAACTGGGCCAACTAGAGAGCTTTTGGTTTCATTAAACTGTGCTGATGTCAGGGAGACGTGGTTTCTGGAGTCTTGTGTTGCAATGTTCATAAAGCGAATGTGCCACACACTCAGGGGAGTTTTGGGGGCTGCAAGTTAAGAGGCCCAGTTTTGAGTAGTTTgttatgtgtccttcttaaacaCCTaatgtggattaaaaaaaaaaagaaaaaaaattagcagtGCCAACAGTTGTATCACCAAGAATTTGCTTTAATGGAAGTGGGCCTAATGTCCCTTCGTGcagtaagacagacagacaaataaacaaaacagtggCTCTAGTTAGCTATGGGTGGCCTTGAGTCCAGGCAGAGACGAAGGGCATGTGGCTCTGTGTATATTTTTGATGAAATCACACGTGTTGTGAAGATATAAAAACGAAGCACCGCACAGTGCCTTAGTCTACAAAGTAGAGGTCTTCGCCAGACGGCATGTCGGCTGCCCCCTAGATGCTTCCAAGGGGCACGCAGATAAGGTGGTAAGGGtgcatctatctatctgcttTCAAAAAATAAGAGGAACTTTAAGCATTTTACCTTCTACATATTCCAACAGAAATGTGACTGCAAACCATCACCAAACCACCTTTCAGGCGATGGATATAGTTCACTGAGTTACTTTAAGACCTGGATACAAGGACATCATACCCAGTAAAGATAATACAGCAACACAATAATGCAGTATATTTcagtaaaaatagaataaataaaataaaaatatttcaagctgTATTTAAcaggttaattaaaaaaaaaaaaaaaagataagacacACAAGGCATCGTGAACATGGCTGCCTGTTTACCGAACCACGGATATAAAGAATGCATAGGTAACGAAAGTATCACAGAGACCTCAGGTAAAACATCAGCATCCTCTCACAGACAAATACAAACAGACTTCCATACATACTTTTTGGCCATGGCAGAAAGTGTCTGAACATATTGTTTAACATAATtcattttaccaaaaaaaaaaaaaaatcaacctgcaCTTAGTACGCAAAGCTATTCTCCGAACAGAACATGTGCAGTAAAAGCGTCTCACACATAAGAAGGCTATCCTCCATCTTACTGCATCCTAAAATTGCATATATAAATCAGTTTGCTGCTTAAAGCTAGCTCAGACTTCTTGatcctgaaaacaaacaaacaaacaaacaaacaaacacatatgccttaaaaaatgaaaagggttTGGGTAGAGACTGCCTATCGAAATGCGGATTTCTTCAGTTTTGAAGCCAAGTGCCCTAAAACATTCCGCTGCAGAGATCAAAATTAGAGACCGTGATAACGGGATTCTAAACAGTTTTTCTCTGGGCACAATAAGGTTTTCGGTCTGCAGAAATGTCTCAGCTGGCACCCGTTACTTCAGCTAGTGTGCAAGCCGGCACCGAGGGTACCACCTTCTCTCAAGCGACATCACTTTTACTGTAAAGTTAGGATGCCAGCGAAAAATTCCAGCTTCTCTGCATCCCACTCAGTCGCTCCATCACGTTCTGCGGTGGTTAAGTGCCACAGCCGGGAGTGTTCCTACCACAGGCAACTTAATCTCTGGAAAGTCTGAGACGGGACCAGGCTGCTGAGGACAGACATTCTTCCTCTATGACATATTTAAGGAACACAGTCCTGGACTGAGAAAGGACAACGGGCTTACGGTAAGTGGCCATTTTCCTTAACTCACTGGGGAGTTCTGAGATTGCCTGACAGTATTCCTGTTCACTGTGTGGCCCCAGAGTCCTTTGTGAAGGGTCCTCCTGATTGCACGGAGGAGGCATACGCGGTAAAAGTTTTGAGATGTGGGTCGTGATCCTGGCTCTCATGAACTTTGGTGGCTTCCTAAGTCACTTCGTTAGCTTGTGGTGCTCTGTATTCTGATTTCCTCAGCGAGGTCAGCGCCTTTCCTACCATGTAAGGCTCCAATGTGATAAAACTGCAGACCGTTCTGACAGGTACAGAGCAAGGGAAAAAGCCCCACTATTTTATAACGATATTAGTTTTGACATTAACAGTAAATACTAATAAGATGGGccttttaaaataacaatgtAAACAAGAGTCTACATTTGTATATGTTTATGGTTTAGGTTCCTTAGCTACATAAAAGAGAGGCAGGAACATGATATGTGGGAGTCACTATAAGGAAATCCATTATTTTTGCtgataggaaaaaaattaaatcttgaaaataaaatggaaaaaaatagatgTTTAAAAACACATCTAGTCAAGTCTTAACAAACTTCTAACATTAAACACATAAATTCAGGGAAATTACAACTTAAGATTTGTTGCCATGGACAACAGATGATGGACAGACAGCTTCCTGGACAAAGAGCAGAGAGAGGCTGGGGCAGTGGCGGAATCCCAGGAGTGCATTTACCTCCGGGGTGAGAGCTAACAAGAATTACGGTGGAGATCGAAAATAATGGCGTGTGACAGATATAAATGACATTTCCTCGATTCTAAATTGCATATTAGCTCGGTATCAAACTAAGGATGGAAACGGTAGGAATATTTCATTTTCCAGGTGTGGGTAGAGAATGGCCATAGTACACTTTAATTCTCTAGCTGCATTGTACAGTGTAAGGCAGAAGTTTGAAATACGTTCCATCCCAAATGCGTCATGACTCTgtaaatctcttttttaaaataaccagTCTGAAAACCATCTGAAAagaaaggccttttttttttttttttgcttgattttAATTCCTCAAATTTAGTTTTCTATCAATTTTAAAGTTCTCCTTTGCCCGGCACCTCAAATAGCTGTAGATGTGAACCAGTGTCCATGTGTCAGAGAGCTCGGTGGCTGGTGTCTGTACCGACGCCAACAGCCAAGTTTTGTCAACCAACAGGCTCAGTGTTATGAAAAACTAAAACCCAAAGGTGTCACCCCATTGTTACAGCAATTCAGTGGTATCTGTTACTCAGGATCCGAAATCAGGGCAAAGTGCTGAGGGACCCCAAGTTGGCTTGTGACAGATCCAGTCAAGAGGACAGCAAAATGAACTTGGGCACCGTTCGTCCAAGGATGCAGTGTTAGTTGGCTAGGAAGGGTGTGGCCgcattcttctgtgtgtgtgctcgGAAGTCCTGTTCACAATATTTACAAGAAGACGACCTTCTGCTGCTCATGATGTAACTTACAGGAAAGAAAAAATCATGCTCCTCTTTATATCACATGGTGGCGGCAAGACGAGGTCACATGCTTGTCTAACACTGTCTGGTTAAAGATAAAATCTCTGGAGACAAAGCATCGGCAACTGAGTGGAAGGCCAGGTATCGGCTTCTTTAGTGTAGCTACTTGATCCTCAGGTAATGGTGTCAGACTCCTCCAGACCTGGGCTGCTAGGGAGTCTCTGTGACCGGCCGCTTCTGTTTCAAAGTGTCAATGAGGGATAAGACCCCTCGTTTCACATTGGTCGTGACTCTTCGGGTCACTGAATCTGCTGGCGGGGGCGGGGGCCGGACTTTCTGCGAAGGTGGCCTGGCAACCAAGCACTTCTGATACCGCAACTGGAGGGAAAGAGGTAAGGGGCATGTTAGGTGATTTGTCTTCTTGGTTATTGTGCTTGTGACTTACTAACAATATGTCGACTCTCAAAAGTGAATGGCCTGGCTACTGAATATAAATATATCTCATCATCACCACTACCAGTACAATTactgctaccaccaccaccacctccgccaccatcaccaccaccatcaccaccagtaccaacagcaccaccaccacTTAGTACCACCACCACttagtaccaccaccaccagtaccAAAAGCACTGCCATTACTACTGCTATCACTTTCATCTCCACTGCTGCTACCATGAcagccccacctccacccacaCCAATATTGCTACCATGACTACTGTGTGTGGGAAGACAGATCCTGGTCGCTGTCTGTGCAAGGCAAATGCTCTACATCTACAGTGCAGATTCATTTCCTTCTCAGTGTGAGATCATTTGCTCTTCCCACCCTTTCTTCCCACCCATGGCTCACAATCAGCAGCTAACCATATGAGAAGGAGTGTTGACTGAAGTTTTCACCACACAAGTACATGCAGGTGTGTGCTCGTGCCGTGGCACGGGAGAGGGTGCATGCGCACTCCAGCTCTACCCCTTGTGAGCCCCAGGTACCCGGTCCTTAGGTTTCTCCAACCTTCCGTTTATTTGATTACAAAGTAGTTGAGAATTATAGCGCAAACCTATAGAAAGCCTAAGATAGGCCTGGCAACACACATTTGTCCCTGTTTCCTACTTTAGTAGAAAATGTACTGAGATTTCAGTATGTATTTTATGGTCATGTATGAACCCTAATAGAGTTTTAAAAACATCTTCATTAGCATTGGGAAGCATGGGTACAGCTAGCTTTCAGAAATGCAATAACACAGgcctggtgagttggctcagcaggtaagggcacttgGAGTTGACACCTATCAACTCAAGTTTGACCCCAGGAACCCTTGGCAGAGAGAAAGGACTTCCCAGTGCTGCTCATTGACCTTCACATGTGGTGAGTACTCCCTCTCATAcaccgtgtacacacacacacacacacacacacacacacacacacacatacacacacacaaatattcaatatacattaaaatatataaaaatatactaaaaaatAAGTAGCCCACTTGCTTTTGTACTAGCTGAAAGTTAAGTAGTCCCTTCAAAGTTGGATGAGAAGGAGGAGCTGCCATGCCATCTCTCTGGCGCACTATGATCCGACCCACAGATGATTCTCAAAAGTCAAGTTCAACGTCAACAGGCTCCTTAGCAGGGTTACAGCCGCTTCTCTCTCAAACGCGTGACACAGCCCGCGAGAGATGGGCGTGAGGTTTCCACGTCCTCTCAGATCGTCAGGCCAGATAACTGGTTCCTTCGACTCAATCCGGAAGGATGGCTTCTCACAGGTCTGACACTCGCAAGGGGTCTCGCTAAGTCTGTGTCACCAACCACACACTTTGAGACCATGAATTTATCACCACGCAGGTTTGGCGACGATATTGAACCCTGGACTTGAAATCTCAAACAGTGGCTTTGTGGGAATGTATGGAGTGAATCAAAATTACACGTAACTGATGAAATTCATAAAGAATCCCCCtctgattttaaattttactaaagtgtcttcaCGAGGCCTATACAACACAGCTGCAAATTATGCCTTAAAAGCAAGCGTGTATCACTGCCGTATCTCGGATACCAGGAATCCATGTATGAGTGAGTGCTCAGGACAGAGAGCGGCATGAATCTGCATGAAGAAGGGGCTGCACTGGGAGAGCTGGATTCAGAGTGTGGGGGGGCCTGGATTGTACCCAAGTGCCTGGTACCACACTGCTGGAGCCACTCCAGCTGGTTGcattaataacatttttttattaattttttttttttaaaaatgtttccaagCAGAAAAATGAGTCCGGgagtttggaaaaacaaaactgtaGCCGCTGGTAAAACTAATTAGCTAACTGTcattagcatttaaaatgtataattacGAGTGAAAGCCATTCATTTTAGGCCCAAACCATCTGTTATGCTCCATTTCAATTCTGTAAAATATCTAGGTTTTTGCTTGATTGAAACAGCACTTGTTTATCTCCTGTAGCCCTTCCTCCCACCTAACGGTCTCCACCTGGTTCCCTGGCTCACCCCAGCGCCTGTGCTCCCTGCTTCTCTCCCCTCAGGCCTGCTCCTTGACACCCAGGCATAGGCTCCCAGATCCACAGCCATGAACCAGGGTGTGGGAAACAGATGGGGTGTGAATTCCaggtctctcttctctccctctcttccccctcaggTCAATGATGTCTTagggatgaaaaaaaaagtgtgtgtacgtgtgagtgtgtttatgtgtgtccgtacatgtgtgtacatgtgtgtgtgagtatggagtgtgtgtatatgtctgtatgtgtgtgtgagtatgaagtatgtgtgtacgtgtgtgtatgtgtgtagcttGTGCCACAGAACAcatatagaagtcagaggacaatttgtgggactTGAGTCTTTTCTAATATGGGCTCAGAGCTCAAATTTGGGTCATtgctaggcttggtggcaagcgcctttacctgctgagccatctcactggccttaaTGGGCACCCATAAGCCAATCTGCTCTCCCCTATTTGTTTATCTCTGCCCTCCCTccacccatcccacccccacacaaACATTTTACAAATAACCATTCTGACCTTTTGTACTAACACACGAATGCCCCCTTTCTTCCTTGGCTGCTGGAGAACTGGTGCCTCGATGAATGCCTCTAAACACCTGACCAACTGTCTACTTCAGAGGCAACAAATGGCCGTCCATGTCCTCCCCCTGGGAAGGCAACGGTAACTAAGCCAGGAATTTAGGAAAAGCAGCCAGGATGTACAAAACGTACAGAACCACACCAGATGTCACTTCTGTATCTGGATTCAGAATCTGGTGGTGGCGCAGCGCCTGGCTTTGGTGTTATGATTCCTTGAATTATACAGGGAGAAATGAGCCCAGACACAGCCTTGCAAGACACTGAGAAAACATTGAGAGGAGCAGGAGGTGAGAGCCAAGCAGGGGGCACCGCGAAGGCCGCCAGTGGTGCcagtggaggagagaggagggaaggctcTGTGGTGAGGGGTCTGCCAGGGTGGTGCAAACCTTTACAGAAAGGACTGGAAAATtgcaaaaacttaaaaaaacacaaataacccccaccacacacacacacacacactgtaggtaATAGGTAATTTTCAACGCCACTATGGCCTCATGGGACCACACTGTGTGTGTTACGTGTGGTCTGTCATTCACACAAATGTCACGATGGGGCACATGATATATGTGGATTCCCTTAGCACAAGAAAGTGCGCAGATTGTCCCCATCCTAAAATAACCAGGCTCACAGACCAGCCAGTGTCGTCCCTTAGACAACCCTTGACAGACTTTCTTAGCACTTCCCTCTTTTCAGAGCGCTTCCCTCTCAGTCTAATCCCTTCTCAGTCCAGCGTAGCCTCCTCCTTCTACACTCCTGTGGGATTTTTTGGATTTCGAGTCTCTCCTACTGAATCTGAGCTCCCTGATTCAGGGGTCACACTTGGGCTCTCTAGGGTCTGTGCAGCCCACAGGCACAGCAGAGGGAACTCTGCCACCCCCATGTCACCCAGTGCTCCATCAGATAACTGCCTCCTGCTCATGACCCTTCTTGTCTCTTCAGTCTACACTGGCTGATGGGCCCTTGGATTGGTCACTACACCTCAAGCTACTATTTAAACCCACCCTTACTAGGAAAGATCATCAGAAAGATGGATGCTCATCCCTCTCAATGGCCTACTATTTTAAAACCCAAACACGGGTGGCACTTACTTATCGTCCCATcgcttggaaggctgaggcatcGGACTGctgagttggaagccagtctaggctacacagtgagttctaggccagcctggctactgtgagactttatctcaaaatacCAAACCCGAACCCCAAAAGCTCCAAAGCAAGACACTGCCAATTCCTACTTCATAGTCTTTTCTGAAGAGAGTCAAACTTCAGTAGTCTTTCACGATAGGGGTCCTGTTTCTCCTACCAGTCCCACGGACCCACATCGCTGTCACAAGATGGTACACTGGGCTCAGGCTCTGGTGCCTGCCTTTGTTCTGACCATTCAGTTTTTCAGTGTGTGCCATGAAAGGTCCCCAGAGCACATTGGCTCAATGACGAGATGTTTTTGTCTTAATCGGATTCACTGTGAAGCACCCTAGCCCAGCAGTATGGGGCTGACCCCATCTGCCTCCTACTGATGTTATGTCTAATCTCTTACGtcacaaataaagcaaaaccaacTACTGGATAGTGTTGCTGTAAAAAGTAAGGGGTAAATAATAAATTGAATAGAAAATAATATCGACGTGCTGAAAACAAccacaggaaatgaaaatcaacttgttaaattattattttttaaatcctgaGTTGAAGGTAGGCTTTGATAACTCACACATGACCAGCATTTCTTGGTCACATACTAAAATTAATTCGAAGTCTAGAATTGGTGACCCTTAAATCTTACTGGTTTTTTACAGGACCCTGCCTCCTGAGATGCATTCTGCTGGTCATTAGGAGTTCTGCCCACAGAAATTAGAGTGCTATAAAGTCTATATAGTGCATAAAGTGCTATAAAAGGCTTTAGGAGTTATACTTTATCCTCCTAAATGAGGGTTTCTGCTCTAATTTACAGCATGTGGAACAGGCAGGGTAGGGTGGGTTTGGACATACAGGATGGGACCACTCACCATGCAGGCAGCCTGGACAGCTTCTGACACATTGGCTGCGTTAGGCTCACACCAGAACACATGGCACTCAAAGCGCTGGTTCCCAGTGTCCATGATGAAGGCGAATGTGTGGACATCCTTCCCGACACCCATGAAGGACAGGAACCGCACTCGACACTCCACCAAGACCTCCTCTTCATTCTGTGAGAGACATTGTTCAGCACTGGGAAGCCAGACAGCTGACAGCAAACACTTCACACCTCAGACACCTCACAGAGCCCAGCCTGGTAGGACCTGCATCTTAGCAGAAAGGTGAATCGTGGCTTAAGTGGCCAGAGAAGCCACCACGGGCATTGGTGTCTCCTGGTATCTGGTCTCATTGTGAGTGACACTGCTGTTGGGGAAGGGGATGTGTGTCCATCTAGCATATCCCACATCCCCTTCACTATGGGCTCGCTGTCACACAGACTTCTACAAACCGTCCAATGCAGGTCACCCAGTGGCTCAAGATCTCTTTGTCTAGGCAAACCTTGAGGGCCCAGGAGAGAAAGATTCTCAAGTTTCTCTCCAAAGGCTTTTTTAATTCAAGCAAAACAGTGCACCAACTCACATCTAACACCGTGGAGGGCACAATGCTGCTTAATCAACACATTTGTCTAATCACCCGTCCCCACCATGTCTCTACACACAAGGCAGGATGAAGATGCGTGCGGAATTCATTTCATAGCTGACACCCGCTGCAACAGCCACCGGCAATTTGTGAGTTATTGAGCAGAGCCAGAATACTGGCTTTCAAATCATAACATCCTGACTTGTTAAATATTCAGGGATGAGACACATTCCATAGGCAGACTGCTCCCGTAGGAGAGGTCAGGAGGTTTGGGAAAGAAACGCAGGACTCAGGCTGGCTCGGGAGAATTCTGCCCACTGCTACAGAGTGAAGTGGTTTTGGCGGTGACTTGCTGGTGTAGAAGCCAGGACATGGTTATGACACGGTGCTTCATGCATCTTTATAAAGTAGGCTGGAGTTAGACTGCCTGGCTTTAAAGCCTGGTCCTGGGCCTCTGATCTGATGTTAGGCAGGTGAATTTGTCCAGTCACCACGATGGGCTAATCTGGGTTGAGGCTAATGTTGGCCTGTCAGGATGACCAATGGCCTCTTCTCCATAACTTAAAAATCACTGGGTTCCCTACCAGGAGCAACATTTGCACCCCAGCCCCAGACAGCATACGGTCCAATCTACACCGGAGCCCTAATAACAAAATGCAAATCCACAGTAAGCCATGGCTGGCGCTACATCATTACCTTGAACAGTTTCAGCCTCTGGGGCAAATGAGGAAGGCAGGATTGGGGCATCAGGATGGAAGGATCCTGGGCCCGAGGAAGGCACAATTAGATACAGACAAAGCCTCGAGTCTTCTTTAACATAGGCCACTTTAATCATGTGGCAGTACAAACCCCAAGAGGTCAAGCTTTGGCTCAGTTTTCGAGTCTTATGAAAAGGCATTGTATCCAAAACCTCCCTGCAGCCCAGGTGAGCCTGTCCCTGCCCCAGCTCCCCACCTTTTCACTGATGACAGTCACAGTGGCGTCGGCCACGTTCATGTTCACCGAAGGCCAGTCCTCCTTGCTGGATGACGTCATGAGATTTTCTATGGCACTGTTCAGGGTGTCCATGCCTACAGATAAAAGGATGATTGAAAATCCACTCTCTAATACAGGTCAAGTCTCTACATGTCCCGTCGCTCAGTAGGTTGGTGTCCCTGGTACCGGGCCACCTTATCACTCTATTCTCGTTTGCTCAGAAGAAGAAAGCCAGCTTTTCTAGTAGAGAGTTAGGAGCATCTCCAGGGATCCAGtgcatgagtatgtatgtatgtatgtatgtgcatatatgtggggGGCAGGGCACGGGGCACGGGTGTGTGAGTGTTTCAGTGGGTCCTGTCTACGAGACCATGACACTCCAACCTGAAACCTGCTCCAAAGACTCCCCCACTTCAGGGTGTTGCCTTTGAAAGCCCAGGGATGAACAGTCAACAGAAGCCAGCATCTACCAGAGTGCCTTCAGCATCACATTTGACATTTAGCCAGGTCGAGGTCGACGGTCCCTTTACAGACACACTACATGCTGTTCAATGGGCTCCTTTGTTAGTCATAGAACAAACATGTTTAAAGCAGATTAAACTTGTttattgtagtgtgtgtgtgtgtggggggggggcacatgacatagcatgtgtatgtatgtcagaggacaacttttgagagttTTCTTCTACCATTTGGGGTTGGAGGGTTGAACTTATGctggcaggcttggcagcaatctcctttacccacttagccatcttgtCTGCCCAGAAGTTTATTGGGATGTAACTCACATGGCGTTCACTCTTTTTAAAGCACGCGTCCCACTCAATGGTTTTCAAGAACTCAGTGCAGTCACCGGATCAACTTCAGAATATTTTCATCAGCCCTGTTAACTTTTAGGGACCACTCTCCATGTTCCGCATAGTCTAACCTCAAAGCAACGCCGTACTATCACGCCGTACTACCTCTAGAGACATACCCATCCTTAGCATTTCATGTTAAGAGTCCCCCacaggggactttttttttttttttaagggtgacTTATTTCATTTATCTCAATGTTTTCAAGGGtcatgcatgctgtggcatgttTCAGTAATTTAAAACTTTCTTCCCTTGCCATATAAAATTCCATTCTATGAAAGTGTTAATTTCCTTGTTCACTAGTCAGGCAATGACACTGGGAACATCTTTACTTTCCAGACTGTCATGAACGATGCTACtatgaaggtttttgttttgagggggATGATGCTTCTACTTTTCTTGGGTAGGGGCAGAACTGCTGGGTCAAAGGTTACGACCTTTAACCCTTTGCTGCCGGGCTGCTTCCCAGAGATCCTTTTGCTTTATCCCCAGTGGAGCTCGGGGCTCTGATTTCTCCATGGCTTTTCTAGTCGGGAAGACACTAGAGCTCCCAGCCTTGTGAGCTTGAGCAAATGGAGCAACTCGGTTCCTGCCGCTGGGATGGGACCTGAACACTGGAGATGCCACTTCTGAGTCCTAGTGAAcagacacggggggggggggggagggagagatcgGTTTTTCCTTCTTGTCCCTAGTTGGTAAGGATG from Mus musculus strain C57BL/6J chromosome 5, GRCm38.p6 C57BL/6J carries:
- the Apbb2 gene encoding amyloid-beta A4 precursor protein-binding family B member 2 isoform X12 is translated as MAERKNAKALACSSLQERTNMSLDVPLQVDFPTPKTELVQKFRVQYLGMLPVDRPVGMDTLNSAIENLMTSSSKEDWPSVNMNVADATVTVISEKNEEEVLVECRVRFLSFMGVGKDVHTFAFIMDTGNQRFECHVFWCEPNAANVSEAVQAACMLRYQKCLVARPPSQKVRPPPPPADSVTRRVTTNVKRGVLSLIDTLKQKRPVTETP